From the Vibrio tubiashii ATCC 19109 genome, the window AAGGGGCTCTATCGATTAACAAACAAGCACCGAAGACTTATACCGTAGTCAAAGGTGATACCTTGTGGGATATTTCAGCACTGTATCTCGAAAGCCCGTGGCAGTGGCCGCGCTTATGGCAATTGAATTCGAGCATAGTAAACCCGCATCTGATCTTTCCCGGAGATAAACTGACTCTTGTGTGGCGAGAAGGGCAACCAAAACTGATTCTAAAACCTGTGGTCAGTTTGACGCCCGCTATTCACCAACGAGCAAAACAACCCATCCCTGTCATCAAAACACAGCATATCCTGCCTTTCATTGAACACGATCTGTTGTTGGAGGGGGAAGCAAGCCATGAAATGAGTCGAGTGATTGGTAATAGCGTCGGGAGTCAGTTGATGGATTCACAAAACGTCATCTATATTTCGGCTCATCAAATCGCTCAAGAGTGGGGAGTTTATCGTTTAATGGATGAGTTTAAACGGGCAGATAAAAGCGCCAAAGTGATAAGAAAAATAGCTCATGGCCAACTTGTTGCCAGTGATGAGCACTACTCCTCGCTGCGTTTGACCAAGCAAAGCCATGAAGTAGTGGTGGGCGATATCGCTATGCCAATATTACAACCTTCAAACTCAACCACTTCGCTAAGCTTAACCCCTGTCTCTGGGCAAATTGATAAGGTTGAGATTCTCGGAGCGGTAGAAGGCACTCATTATGTGGGCAAAGACCAAGCGGTGGTGGTTAATCGTGGTGAGTTAGATGGTGTTAAACAAGGCAGTGTGTTTGAGCTGTTTAACTCGGGCGCCGGTGACTTTACTCATAGTACAAACAACTCATCAATCCTTTTACCTGATAGGCGTATTGGCTACTTGATGGTTGTCCGTCCTTATCAGCATTTTAGTATCGCGATCATTACTGACAGTTCAGAAGCAGTCAGTATCGAGACCAAGGTTCACTCCCCAAGGAGTCGGTAGTTTGTGACCAATGAAGAGCTCGCGGCATGGCTGTCGCTTAACTTTACCCCTAGAGTCGGTCCGAAAACCTTTTCTCGTCTTCTCGCAATGGACTCACCATTAAACATTGTTCAATCTGAACTTCCTGCTCTTTTAGCCCTTGGATTAAGCGCACAACAGGCTAACTATCTAAAAAACCGAGCGGCGAAAGAGGTTGCGCAGTGCTTTGAGTGGCAACAACAATCTGCTCAACACAATATCATTACTAAGCAAGAGAGCAGTTACCCGGCATTACTTGAACAGGCGGTAGGCTCTCCTCCGGTTTTATTCGTTCAAGGAGAGGTGAACGGCTTGTCTGAACCTCAAATTGCGATGGTCGGTAGTCGCAATGCCAGTCCTGAAGGGCTCAATACCGCGCGGAGCTTTGCTCGTGCTTTGGTTGAACAAGGTCTGACGGTTACAAGTGGTTTGGCCCTAGGTGTGGATGGCTACGCCCATGATGGGGCGCTGCAAGGAGGAGGACGTACACTCGCGGTTCTCGGTAGCGGTCTAGAAACTATTTACCCAGCTAGACATCGTGAACTTGCTAGGAGAATCCTTGATAGTGGAGGGGCGCTTGTTTCGGAGTTTCATCCCAAAGCGAAGCCTAAAGCCGATCATTTTCCGCGCCGCAATCGAATTATTAGTGGCCTATCTGTTGGAGTGCTGGTGGTTGAAGCCGCAGAGAAAAGTGGCTCCTTGATTACGGCGCGCTATGCCATAGAGCAAGGGCGTGACGTGTTTGCTATTCCGGGTTCTATCCACGATTCAAATGCACGCGGTTGTAACCTGTTGATTAAGCAAGGTGCGTGTTTGGTGATGAGAGTTCAGGACATAGTTGATGAAATAGAGACGCTTTTACGCTGGTCTAATTCCAGTAAGCCACCGATTCAAAATGAACTTTTCGAGGAAATAGATAGTAAAGAAGAATTGCCATTTCCTCTGCTGTTAGCTAACGTAGGAAGTAAGGCTATACCAGTTGATATTCTTGCAAACAGGACCAATATACCTGTGCAGGACGTCATGATGCAGCTCTTGGAGCTTGAGCTTTCAGGGCATGTTGTTGCAGTTTCCGGTGGCTATATTCGAAAGGGGAGGGGCTAGCTATGATGATGGATATCTTAATGTATCTATTCGAAACCTACATCCATAGCGATGCAGAGTTACAAGTCAATCAAGATGAGCTAGAAGAAGAACTTCTTCGCGCAGGTTTTCATCAAAAAGACATTTACAAAGCCCTTGTCTGGCTAGAAGAGCTAGCAGCACTGCAGCAAAGTGAAACCCACTCTGCGATCTCGGTGTGCAGCACTTCGAACTCGACTCGTATCTATACAACTAAAGAGTGTGAGCGCTTAAGTCTAGAGTGCCGCGGCTTTTTGACCTTCTTAGAGCAAGTTAACGTCCTCACGACTGAAACTCGTGAGATGGTTATTGACCGCATTATGGGCCTAGAGACGGACGAGTTTGAGCTTGATGATCTGAAATGGATTGTGCTTATGGTGCTATTTAATGTACCAGGCAATGAGAATGCATACACACTTATGGAAGAGCTGCTGTATACCAAAGAACAAGGTATCCTTCACTAACCTTTCTGAGTTGATATGAGCAATAAAATTGATCATCAGCTGTTTTCAGCCCATGAACATGCGCTAGAGCACCAAGCTTGCCCTAAATGCCAAAGTGAACAGCGCGAAGGTGAACTTCACCTTCGCCACGGTAAGCATGGTCCTTTCTTAGGTTGCGATCAGTACCCTGTGTGCGACTACATTAAACCTTTGCATCAGAACGATGGTCACATCGTTAAAGAGCTCGGTGTTGCTTGCCCTGAATGCGGCAATGAGCTTGTTCTCCGTCAGGGGCGCTATGGGATGTTTATTGGCTGTAGTCATTACCCGCAGTGCAACCACATCGAGTCTTTAGATCAACCTAAGCAAGAACAGCAGCAGCCGGAACACCATACATGTCCAGAGTGCAATAAAGGCCAGTTAGTGGAGCGTAAAACTCGCTTTGGTAAGGTTTTCTATGCCTGTGACAACTATCCGAAATGCAAGTTTGCTGTCAATCAGCCGCCGATTTCAGGTCAGTGTGAGAAATGTGGTTTTCCACTGTTAGTTGAGAAGAAGCTCGCCAGTGGAGTCAAAAGGCAGTGTGCCGACCGGAAGTGTCACCACACACAATCTGAATAATAAAAAAACGGCGCATCAAGCGCCGTTTTTGCTATCTATAAACTGAGTTATTGGGCGAAGTTTGCTGAAAACTCATGAACAGCAGGAAATGCTTGTTCATCCAACAGATCGGCAAGTGCACACAGTTTACGCTGCAGTTCACCGCTGTAATCACCACACACGTTAATGTGACCCATCTTGCGGCCTGTACGTTTCTCTTTGCCATACCAATGAACGTGCACCCCATCCATCGCGAGTAATTCGCTTGGTAAGGTATCTTCACCCAAGATATTGATCATTGAAGTTTCACGAATCAGTTTAGTGCTGCCTAGTGGTAAGTCGCATACTGCTCTTAAGTGATTTTCAAACTGACAAGTTTCTGCGCCTTGTTGAGTCCAGTGTCCAGAGTTATGCACCCGTGGGGCAATCTCATTGACCAGCAAGGTGCCGTCGACATCGAAAAACTCAAGGGCTAATACACCAACGTAATTGAGCTTATTGGCGACAGCAGTAAACATCTGTTTTGCTTGTTGTTGCAGTTCAGTATCTGCGATGGCAGTAGACAGCGTCAGCACGCCGTTAGTGTGAACATTCTCAGCCAATGGATAAACAGCAACGCTACAGTCTTTGCCACGTGCACCTACTAGGGAAACTTCACGATTAAATGGCACGAACTCTTCAGCTACGATCGCTTGAGTTTCAGATGCAGCGATGCACTCGGCCATTTCTGTCCAAATGGTCTCGATTTGAGCTGGATCTTTTAAACGCCACTGACCTTTTCCATCGTATCCGCCAAGCGCACTTTTTAGCACCATAGGGATGCCAACGTGTGCAATAGCTTGGTCAAAGTCTTCACGTGTATTGATGACAAAGTACTTCGCATTGCGTACATCTGCGTCATCAAGCAACTGCTTCTCGATACGGCGATCGCCGCCTGCTTTTATCGCTTCAGTCGAAGGTAAGAACTTTCCACTTTGCTCGCAGATTGCCAGAATGTCGTGAGGGATATGTTCAAACTCAGCGGTGATAACATCAGCTTGAGCGATGGCGTTTTCAAGTCCGTGACCAATTACAGTCTGCGTGAGTGGATGAACGACATTTTTACTGCCTACGTCATACGCTGAGATATCAATATTAAGCGGCGCGCCAGCCAGTGACATCATGCGAGCTAATT encodes:
- the dprA gene encoding DNA-processing protein DprA → MTNEELAAWLSLNFTPRVGPKTFSRLLAMDSPLNIVQSELPALLALGLSAQQANYLKNRAAKEVAQCFEWQQQSAQHNIITKQESSYPALLEQAVGSPPVLFVQGEVNGLSEPQIAMVGSRNASPEGLNTARSFARALVEQGLTVTSGLALGVDGYAHDGALQGGGRTLAVLGSGLETIYPARHRELARRILDSGGALVSEFHPKAKPKADHFPRRNRIISGLSVGVLVVEAAEKSGSLITARYAIEQGRDVFAIPGSIHDSNARGCNLLIKQGACLVMRVQDIVDEIETLLRWSNSSKPPIQNELFEEIDSKEELPFPLLLANVGSKAIPVDILANRTNIPVQDVMMQLLELELSGHVVAVSGGYIRKGRG
- a CDS encoding DUF494 family protein, with amino-acid sequence MMMDILMYLFETYIHSDAELQVNQDELEEELLRAGFHQKDIYKALVWLEELAALQQSETHSAISVCSTSNSTRIYTTKECERLSLECRGFLTFLEQVNVLTTETREMVIDRIMGLETDEFELDDLKWIVLMVLFNVPGNENAYTLMEELLYTKEQGILH
- a CDS encoding 5-(carboxyamino)imidazole ribonucleotide synthase, with translation MHVLVLGAGQLARMMSLAGAPLNIDISAYDVGSKNVVHPLTQTVIGHGLENAIAQADVITAEFEHIPHDILAICEQSGKFLPSTEAIKAGGDRRIEKQLLDDADVRNAKYFVINTREDFDQAIAHVGIPMVLKSALGGYDGKGQWRLKDPAQIETIWTEMAECIAASETQAIVAEEFVPFNREVSLVGARGKDCSVAVYPLAENVHTNGVLTLSTAIADTELQQQAKQMFTAVANKLNYVGVLALEFFDVDGTLLVNEIAPRVHNSGHWTQQGAETCQFENHLRAVCDLPLGSTKLIRETSMINILGEDTLPSELLAMDGVHVHWYGKEKRTGRKMGHINVCGDYSGELQRKLCALADLLDEQAFPAVHEFSANFAQ
- a CDS encoding DNA topoisomerase family protein is translated as MSNKIDHQLFSAHEHALEHQACPKCQSEQREGELHLRHGKHGPFLGCDQYPVCDYIKPLHQNDGHIVKELGVACPECGNELVLRQGRYGMFIGCSHYPQCNHIESLDQPKQEQQQPEHHTCPECNKGQLVERKTRFGKVFYACDNYPKCKFAVNQPPISGQCEKCGFPLLVEKKLASGVKRQCADRKCHHTQSE
- a CDS encoding LysM peptidoglycan-binding domain-containing protein, with amino-acid sequence MLRIWRGLFVVVLVTIVNGVSAQEGALSINKQAPKTYTVVKGDTLWDISALYLESPWQWPRLWQLNSSIVNPHLIFPGDKLTLVWREGQPKLILKPVVSLTPAIHQRAKQPIPVIKTQHILPFIEHDLLLEGEASHEMSRVIGNSVGSQLMDSQNVIYISAHQIAQEWGVYRLMDEFKRADKSAKVIRKIAHGQLVASDEHYSSLRLTKQSHEVVVGDIAMPILQPSNSTTSLSLTPVSGQIDKVEILGAVEGTHYVGKDQAVVVNRGELDGVKQGSVFELFNSGAGDFTHSTNNSSILLPDRRIGYLMVVRPYQHFSIAIITDSSEAVSIETKVHSPRSR